One genomic segment of Nitrospiria bacterium includes these proteins:
- a CDS encoding O-acetyl-ADP-ribose deacetylase produces the protein MKKTIHKSTLELVEGDITLQDTEAIVNAANTMLLGGGGVDAAIHRAGGPQILEECKWIGGCPTGEARITTGGRLKARYVIHTVGPVYRDGRHGEAELLASAYRSSLRLAAQHKIKSVAFPSISTGVYGYPIEAAAQIALTAVRQCLEGPSGVQLVRFVLFGTMAYEVYERVLKSMRGKDALKAGGRA, from the coding sequence ATGAAGAAGACGATACATAAATCGACTCTGGAACTGGTGGAGGGGGATATTACCTTGCAGGACACCGAGGCGATCGTCAACGCGGCCAACACAATGCTGCTCGGCGGCGGCGGCGTGGACGCCGCCATCCATCGCGCGGGCGGTCCGCAGATTCTGGAGGAGTGCAAATGGATCGGCGGCTGCCCGACCGGAGAGGCCCGCATCACGACCGGGGGCCGGCTTAAGGCCCGTTACGTGATCCACACGGTCGGACCGGTTTACCGGGACGGCCGCCACGGGGAAGCGGAACTTCTCGCCTCCGCCTACCGTTCCAGCCTGCGCCTCGCCGCACAGCACAAGATCAAGTCCGTCGCGTTTCCGTCGATCAGCACGGGCGTCTACGGTTATCCGATCGAGGCTGCGGCGCAGATCGCCCTGACCGCCGTGCGACAGTGCTTGGAGGGCCCTTCGGGAGTCCAGTTGGTTCGCTTTGTCCTTTTCGGCACGATGGCGTATGAGGTCTATGAGCGCGTGTTGAAATCGATGAGAGGAAAAGACGCGTTGAAGGCGGGCGGACGTGCGTAA
- a CDS encoding arginine deiminase-related protein, with amino-acid sequence MPSFLMCPPDFYQIEYEINPWMNRRRPAETAAAMRQWQALYDLLTEKLGATVELLSPVRGLPDMVFTANAGLVAGDKFIRSNFRFPQRRRETPVFETWFRNRAYRIFPIPEDACFEGEGDALPLGKTLFAGYRMRSDIQSHRKIGEILGCEVLSLELVDPRFYHLDTCFCPLSDRAALYFPPAFDDYGRKVIAESVPEAVPVVQEDALRFACNAIVVGSDVVLHAGCESTNRELRRRGLKVHALDLSEFHRAGGSAKCLVLRLS; translated from the coding sequence ATGCCGTCGTTTTTAATGTGTCCGCCGGACTTCTACCAGATTGAATACGAGATCAATCCGTGGATGAACCGGCGCCGTCCGGCGGAAACGGCCGCGGCCATGCGGCAGTGGCAGGCGCTTTACGACCTCCTGACGGAGAAACTGGGCGCGACCGTCGAGCTTCTGAGCCCGGTGAGGGGACTTCCGGATATGGTCTTCACGGCCAATGCGGGGCTGGTGGCGGGCGACAAATTCATTCGAAGCAATTTCCGTTTTCCCCAACGCCGACGCGAGACGCCGGTGTTCGAAACCTGGTTTCGGAACCGGGCCTATCGGATTTTCCCGATTCCCGAAGACGCCTGTTTTGAAGGGGAGGGGGATGCGCTGCCGTTGGGAAAAACCCTGTTCGCGGGTTACCGGATGCGCTCCGATATCCAGTCTCACCGCAAGATCGGAGAGATCCTGGGATGCGAGGTGTTGTCGCTGGAACTTGTGGACCCTCGATTTTATCACCTGGACACCTGCTTCTGTCCCTTAAGCGACCGGGCCGCCCTGTATTTTCCTCCGGCCTTTGACGACTACGGCCGAAAGGTCATCGCGGAATCCGTACCGGAAGCGGTGCCGGTTGTCCAGGAAGACGCGCTTCGGTTCGCCTGCAACGCGATCGTTGTGGGGAGCGACGTGGTGCTGCACGCCGGTTGCGAGTCGACAAACCGCGAGTTGAGACGTCGTGGTTTGAAGGTCCACGCACTGGACCTGTCCGAGTTCCACCGGGCGGGCGGAAGCGCCAAGTGTTTGGTCCTCCGGCTTTCGTAA
- a CDS encoding TIGR00300 family protein — protein sequence MVSETVELEGHIIDSLTLPKVLDEVMNYGGTFEILEVAIGHRREDPSRARIQISAPSQEGLDTILSRIRQLGAVPMLEEEAVLVPADRDGAFPENFYCTTNLQTFVRSRGQWLEVARPEMDCGISVDPDRREAATIPMHRVKKGDRIVVGHPGIKVIPLERSADRNVFEFMASSVSSEKPKGVVIKEIAAQIRAAKKSGNKVMVVAGPAVVHTGAGMHLERLIENGWVDILFAGNALAVHDIEQALYGTSLGVYLEKGIPAKEGHEHHLRAINTIRRAGSIRAAVERGILKSGIMAASVRKRIEVVLAGSIRDDGPLPEVMTDMVAAQDALRKLLPGVSVCVMIATMLHSIAAGNLLPASVKLVCVDINPAVVTKLTDRGSFQALGLVTDVEPFLRELCRNLTE from the coding sequence ATGGTTTCTGAAACCGTCGAGCTCGAAGGTCACATCATCGACTCCCTGACCCTGCCGAAGGTCTTGGATGAAGTGATGAACTACGGCGGGACGTTCGAGATCCTCGAGGTCGCGATCGGCCATCGGCGCGAGGATCCCAGCCGGGCCCGCATTCAGATCTCCGCGCCATCCCAGGAGGGTCTTGACACGATCTTGAGCCGGATCCGGCAGCTCGGCGCGGTCCCGATGCTGGAGGAAGAGGCGGTGCTCGTTCCGGCCGACCGGGACGGCGCCTTTCCCGAAAATTTCTACTGCACCACAAACCTCCAGACCTTCGTCCGATCCCGCGGCCAATGGCTGGAGGTGGCCCGGCCCGAGATGGACTGCGGGATTTCGGTCGATCCGGACCGACGCGAGGCGGCCACCATTCCGATGCATCGCGTCAAAAAGGGAGACCGGATCGTGGTCGGCCATCCGGGGATCAAGGTGATCCCGCTGGAGCGCTCGGCGGACCGAAACGTGTTCGAGTTCATGGCCAGCAGCGTCTCGTCCGAGAAGCCCAAGGGCGTGGTGATCAAGGAAATCGCGGCCCAGATCCGTGCGGCGAAGAAGAGCGGGAACAAGGTGATGGTTGTCGCCGGTCCGGCCGTCGTACATACAGGCGCCGGCATGCATCTGGAGCGGCTGATCGAGAACGGCTGGGTCGATATCCTGTTTGCCGGCAACGCCCTGGCGGTTCATGACATCGAACAGGCGCTCTACGGAACGTCGCTGGGCGTCTATTTGGAAAAGGGCATCCCGGCCAAGGAAGGCCATGAGCACCATCTGCGCGCGATCAATACAATTCGTCGCGCCGGAAGCATCCGGGCGGCCGTCGAGCGCGGCATCCTGAAGTCCGGCATCATGGCCGCGAGCGTGCGGAAGAGGATCGAGGTCGTCCTGGCCGGATCGATCCGGGACGACGGGCCTCTGCCGGAGGTGATGACCGACATGGTGGCGGCGCAGGACGCGTTGCGGAAGCTTCTGCCCGGGGTCTCGGTCTGCGTGATGATCGCCACGATGCTGCACTCGATCGCGGCCGGAAACCTCCTCCCGGCCTCGGTAAAGCTGGTTTGCGTGGACATCAACCCGGCCGTGGTGACGAAGCTCACGGACCGGGGAAGCTTCCAGGCGCTCGGGCTTGTGACGGACGTCGAACCCTTCCTGCGGGAACTGTGCAGGAATCTCACGGAGTAA